The Staphylococcus sp. KG4-3 genome has a window encoding:
- a CDS encoding DUF2188 domain-containing protein encodes MPWTMEDYPQSWKNFDELERKKAIDIGNAMLKDGYKEENVIPIATKQAESWYKDASDSELKELKNKKITQHKQDDSANPKLNQKDVHVYYEDDEWKVKSDGAKQASDTFPKKEDAMKRARNITDNRETEIIEHKKDE; translated from the coding sequence ATGCCTTGGACAATGGAAGATTATCCTCAAAGTTGGAAAAATTTTGATGAGTTAGAACGCAAAAAGGCAATTGATATAGGTAACGCTATGTTAAAAGATGGTTATAAAGAAGAAAACGTAATTCCTATCGCAACCAAACAAGCCGAATCATGGTATAAAGATGCCTCAGACAGTGAATTAAAAGAATTAAAAAACAAAAAAATTACACAGCATAAACAAGATGACTCAGCCAATCCGAAATTAAATCAAAAAGATGTACATGTATATTATGAAGACGACGAATGGAAAGTTAAATCAGATGGAGCGAAACAAGCCTCAGATACCTTTCCAAAAAAAGAAGATGCAATGAAACGAGCACGTAATATTACAGATAATAGAGAAACAGAAATTATAGAGCATAAAAAAGATGAATAA
- a CDS encoding 5,10-methylene-tetrahydrofolate dehydrogenase, with protein MCSNILKIGLVAAPGVTEKIAYHLKKELPELLASYFSEDNEWQIETIIDPLTGSAETVQKIFRKISDYQNNNEWQYTIGLTDLPIIRNGNAVAFDINSSNGASLISIPSYGWRPIKKRLQRSILGIIEAINEYKDSTMKQMEVEDESEQQLNAQFPFSNLVTKTEYFKDTNSQHTLYYVSSSTKGSFRLISGMTFANNPFNMLKSLSNIVAIAFTTGAFGIVFTTMWNLSFVYSAWRMLLIMLVAILGMMVWIIVAHNLWESPTESNNKQITMLYNLTTTLTLTVSIVFYYLILFCLFLLASLVVLPPDYLGQTLQLKGSANFITYINLAWFATSISTVAGAIGAGLNNESQILESTYGYRQKQRYQKMDEDEKERAEREEDAQDAIKTKKQESEAKAKEYNNSN; from the coding sequence ATGTGTAGTAATATCCTGAAAATCGGCTTAGTTGCAGCTCCAGGCGTAACTGAAAAAATTGCTTATCATCTAAAAAAAGAGCTACCAGAATTGCTTGCTTCATATTTTTCTGAAGATAATGAATGGCAAATTGAGACAATCATCGACCCTCTTACTGGTTCTGCTGAAACTGTTCAAAAAATATTTCGTAAGATTTCTGATTACCAAAATAACAATGAATGGCAATATACAATTGGCCTAACCGATTTACCCATCATTAGAAACGGAAATGCTGTCGCGTTTGATATCAATAGTAGCAATGGCGCAAGTTTAATTTCTATACCTTCTTACGGTTGGCGTCCTATAAAAAAACGACTCCAACGCTCTATATTAGGTATCATTGAAGCTATTAATGAATATAAGGACTCAACTATGAAACAAATGGAAGTTGAAGATGAAAGTGAACAACAATTGAATGCTCAATTCCCCTTTTCAAACTTAGTCACAAAAACTGAATACTTTAAAGATACCAATTCTCAACACACGTTATATTACGTTTCTTCAAGTACAAAAGGTTCATTTCGCTTAATTAGTGGTATGACATTTGCAAATAATCCGTTTAATATGTTAAAAAGTCTTAGTAATATAGTTGCGATCGCCTTCACCACTGGCGCTTTTGGTATTGTTTTTACAACGATGTGGAATTTAAGTTTTGTTTACTCTGCATGGCGTATGCTATTAATTATGTTGGTTGCCATTTTAGGTATGATGGTTTGGATTATTGTTGCACATAATTTATGGGAATCACCAACAGAAAGTAACAATAAACAAATAACAATGTTATATAATTTAACAACTACTTTAACTTTAACTGTATCTATTGTTTTTTATTACTTAATTTTATTTTGTCTTTTTTTATTGGCTTCACTAGTAGTGTTACCACCAGATTATTTAGGACAAACGCTACAGTTAAAAGGCTCTGCTAACTTCATTACTTATATTAATCTCGCATGGTTTGCAACTTCTATTTCCACCGTTGCTGGCGCAATTGGGGCTGGTTTAAATAATGAATCACAGATATTAGAAAGTACATATGGTTATCGACAAAAACAACGGTATCAAAAGATGGACGAAGATGAAAAAGAACGTGCTGAGAGAGAAGAAGATGCTCAAGATGCAATCAAAACGAAAAAACAAGAAAGCGAAGCAAAGGCTAAGGAATATAATAATAGTAATTAG
- a CDS encoding GTP pyrophosphokinase family protein — translation MYIERKPSLNVDDLKEEFKESIDHINESEEALEMVVGFVALEQLYSSALKEVSTKLDILDDQFQQMYKHNPIHHMERRVKEMRSLINKLARKGCDISTESAKENILDVAGIRVVCNYLDDIYVIEDLLLKQADVNLIKRKDYIEYPKENGYRSLHIVVTIPVYLAHSMELVPVEIQIRTIGMDMWASLEHKIRYKNSENTEKYRAVLKQCATDITSVEGKLQDIYSEVFKN, via the coding sequence ATGTACATAGAACGTAAACCTTCGTTAAATGTAGACGACTTGAAGGAAGAATTTAAAGAAAGTATCGACCATATCAATGAGTCGGAAGAGGCTCTTGAAATGGTTGTTGGTTTTGTTGCCTTGGAACAACTATATTCTTCAGCATTAAAAGAAGTAAGTACAAAACTAGATATATTAGATGATCAATTTCAGCAGATGTACAAACATAACCCAATACATCATATGGAACGTCGTGTTAAAGAGATGAGAAGTTTGATAAACAAATTAGCACGTAAGGGTTGTGATATAAGTACAGAATCTGCAAAAGAGAATATATTAGATGTAGCTGGTATCCGTGTAGTTTGTAATTATTTGGATGATATTTATGTGATTGAAGATTTATTGCTTAAACAGGCAGATGTTAATTTGATAAAGCGTAAAGATTATATTGAATATCCGAAAGAAAATGGATATCGGAGTTTGCATATTGTAGTGACTATCCCCGTTTACTTAGCGCATTCTATGGAACTTGTACCAGTAGAAATACAAATAAGAACAATAGGAATGGATATGTGGGCTAGCCTAGAACATAAAATTCGTTATAAAAACAGTGAAAATACAGAAAAATATAGAGCTGTATTGAAGCAATGTGCAACAGATATTACTTCTGTAGAAGGCAAATTACAAGATATATATTCAGAAGTATTTAAAAATTAA
- a CDS encoding putative quinol monooxygenase, which produces MITINAIMKIDPTKREGYLELVKPLLEGASTEEGSLFYKHFEQTDEPNTFAFIERYKDEEAVEAHNNSDHFKAFFAEVSQYLVEKPDISVSQDQTT; this is translated from the coding sequence ATGATTACTATTAATGCAATAATGAAAATTGACCCAACTAAAAGAGAAGGTTATTTAGAATTGGTAAAACCATTACTTGAAGGTGCTAGCACTGAGGAAGGTTCATTATTTTATAAACATTTTGAACAAACTGACGAACCTAATACTTTTGCCTTTATCGAACGTTACAAAGATGAAGAAGCTGTTGAAGCACATAACAATTCTGATCACTTTAAAGCATTCTTTGCTGAAGTAAGTCAATATTTAGTTGAAAAACCAGATATTAGCGTTTCTCAAGATCAAACAACATAA
- a CDS encoding FUSC family protein gives MKIDVSKGIRQCILMLIPLLIGYVTGYFSIGLLISTGTLAHIYVFGGPAKSKLRMVLFSAIGLSLAMVLGTLTVSQPIIFGVLLLVVSVIPYYIFSSLNIPGPSSTFFIVAFSLPINLPVAPEEALTRGCAMFVGGLLATVIVILVILLSKESTESKAIKNDYNIIKQLIYNFDDAKAFAKASQFAVTAFRNSDIQLITSSTAKSKESAEFQRLLLLHNTAQGIHSELLELNEKGARPLPEEVKEMADYVIKRVYSHGNTTRQWTQKVEVDAVYQNLVDSIIKVDAIMNADSERVEHEIDIRVPIYGQRMMQNLTLDSFVFRNTIRYTVIMAIAIFIALMFDFEKAYWIPLSAHTVLLGSTTLHSFERAGARGIGTIIGVLFLSLILLATPPIPVAIILLAVAAGITEMFVGANYSFAVIFITIQVILLNGLASNHLTILIALPRVIDVIVGILIAVICLLFIGRKTASSMLPDTLAAVARDEALIFHYLFSSNKYASREQDKHEMLKLSVKLNNMTQVYNSANGEIFSDKMVIQYYYPSIYALEEISFILTRALSNEQRYHIDDDTMGDYLLVFENIAKHFERGNHIQWKTLPNLPQYAHIKTSLLSIQTNCMNVRQEASL, from the coding sequence ATGAAGATTGATGTATCAAAAGGAATTAGACAATGTATCTTAATGTTAATTCCTTTACTTATTGGTTATGTCACTGGCTATTTTTCTATAGGGCTACTAATTTCAACTGGTACTTTGGCACATATCTATGTCTTTGGAGGTCCGGCTAAATCTAAATTACGCATGGTGCTTTTTTCAGCAATAGGTTTATCTTTAGCTATGGTTCTAGGAACTCTAACCGTTAGCCAACCAATCATATTTGGTGTATTACTTTTAGTTGTTTCGGTAATACCATACTACATCTTTAGCTCTCTTAATATCCCTGGACCGTCTTCCACGTTTTTTATCGTTGCATTTAGTTTGCCAATCAACTTACCTGTAGCCCCAGAAGAAGCTTTAACAAGAGGCTGCGCAATGTTTGTCGGAGGGCTATTAGCGACTGTTATTGTGATATTAGTAATATTGTTATCCAAAGAATCTACAGAGTCAAAAGCAATTAAAAATGATTACAATATTATCAAACAATTGATTTATAATTTTGATGATGCAAAGGCATTTGCTAAAGCGTCACAATTTGCAGTAACGGCATTTAGAAATTCAGATATTCAACTCATCACATCAAGTACAGCGAAATCAAAAGAGTCAGCAGAGTTTCAGCGTCTGTTATTGTTACATAATACTGCACAAGGTATTCATTCAGAATTATTAGAGCTGAATGAAAAGGGTGCACGCCCGTTGCCAGAAGAAGTAAAAGAGATGGCAGATTATGTAATTAAACGTGTTTATTCGCATGGTAATACAACGCGTCAATGGACACAAAAAGTAGAAGTAGATGCTGTATACCAAAATTTAGTTGATAGTATTATTAAAGTAGATGCGATTATGAACGCAGACAGTGAACGTGTGGAACATGAAATAGATATTAGAGTACCAATTTATGGACAACGCATGATGCAAAATTTAACGTTAGATTCATTTGTATTTAGAAATACAATACGTTATACCGTCATCATGGCAATTGCTATTTTTATAGCGCTCATGTTCGATTTTGAAAAAGCTTATTGGATTCCATTAAGTGCACATACTGTATTATTAGGATCCACTACATTGCATAGTTTTGAACGTGCAGGGGCTAGAGGAATTGGTACTATTATTGGTGTGTTATTCTTATCATTAATATTATTAGCAACGCCGCCAATTCCTGTAGCAATTATATTATTAGCTGTTGCAGCAGGCATAACTGAAATGTTCGTCGGTGCCAACTATTCGTTTGCAGTGATATTTATTACAATACAAGTTATTTTATTAAATGGACTTGCGTCTAATCATTTGACTATCTTAATTGCTTTACCAAGAGTAATAGATGTTATAGTAGGTATCCTCATTGCTGTTATTTGTTTGCTATTTATTGGGAGGAAAACAGCTTCATCTATGTTGCCAGATACTTTAGCAGCAGTTGCTAGAGATGAGGCATTAATTTTCCATTATCTATTCTCAAGTAATAAATATGCTTCAAGAGAACAAGATAAACATGAAATGCTAAAACTTAGCGTGAAATTAAATAATATGACGCAAGTTTATAATAGTGCAAACGGTGAAATATTTAGTGATAAAATGGTGATACAATACTATTATCCGAGTATTTATGCATTGGAAGAAATCAGTTTTATACTAACCAGAGCGTTAAGTAATGAACAGCGTTACCATATAGATGATGATACGATGGGAGACTATTTATTGGTTTTTGAGAATATTGCTAAACACTTTGAAAGAGGTAACCATATTCAATGGAAAACATTACCAAATTTACCTCAATATGCGCATATAAAAACGTCACTGCTGAGTATTCAAACTAATTGTATGAATGTAAGGCAAGAGGCGTCATTATAA
- the gntK gene encoding gluconokinase, whose amino-acid sequence MKYMIGVDIGTTSTKSVLYDEKGQFIMKHNIGYQLHTPNVEISEENPDELFDAVLMTIKYVMREADIDKKDVKLISFSAQMHSLIAMDASNQRLTENLTWADNRASKYAEEIKNSHNGDAIYQRTGTPIHPMSPLSKIFWMKHEQQEIYNQTAIFADIKTYIFYQLFEKFVIDHSMASSTGMLNLETLSWDKEALELLGINESQLPELVPTTHILKGMKRRYATLMGIDENTPIVVGASDGVLSNLGVNAFKKGEVAVTIGTSGAIRTVIDKPRTDYKGRIFCYVLTDDHYVIGGPVNNGGVVLRWLRDELLASEVETAKRLGVDPYDVLTKIANRVKPGAEGLIFHPYLAGERAPLWNADARGSFFGLTLSHKKEHMIRAALEGVLYNLYTVYLALVEVMDETPSTIKATGGFAKSEVWRQMMADIFDTNLSVPESYESSCLGACVLGMKALGEIEDFSIIEEMVGTTNEHKPNEDNVKIYQQLISIFINLSRSLEERYTEISAFQREHMD is encoded by the coding sequence ATGAAATACATGATAGGTGTCGATATAGGCACAACAAGTACAAAATCAGTACTTTATGACGAAAAAGGTCAATTTATAATGAAACATAATATCGGTTATCAATTGCATACACCGAATGTTGAAATATCAGAAGAAAACCCAGATGAGTTATTTGATGCGGTATTAATGACGATTAAGTATGTCATGAGAGAAGCTGATATTGATAAAAAAGATGTGAAGCTTATTTCATTTAGCGCTCAAATGCATAGTCTTATAGCAATGGATGCTAGCAATCAACGTTTGACTGAAAATTTAACTTGGGCAGATAATAGAGCGAGCAAATACGCAGAAGAAATTAAAAATAGCCATAACGGTGATGCGATTTACCAACGAACTGGAACACCAATACATCCTATGTCTCCACTATCTAAAATATTTTGGATGAAGCATGAACAACAAGAAATATACAATCAAACAGCTATTTTTGCTGATATCAAAACGTATATTTTCTATCAATTATTCGAGAAATTTGTAATAGATCATTCTATGGCATCATCAACGGGTATGTTGAATTTGGAAACATTATCTTGGGATAAAGAAGCGCTCGAATTATTAGGTATTAACGAATCGCAATTGCCTGAACTTGTACCAACGACACATATATTAAAAGGTATGAAACGTCGTTATGCAACATTGATGGGCATTGATGAAAATACACCAATCGTTGTTGGCGCAAGTGATGGTGTATTATCTAATTTAGGTGTAAACGCTTTTAAAAAAGGTGAAGTTGCTGTAACTATAGGTACTTCAGGCGCTATAAGAACTGTTATAGATAAACCGCGTACAGATTATAAAGGTAGAATCTTTTGCTATGTATTAACAGATGATCATTATGTTATTGGTGGCCCCGTTAATAATGGCGGCGTAGTACTGCGATGGTTACGTGATGAGTTATTAGCAAGTGAAGTTGAAACAGCAAAACGTTTAGGAGTAGACCCATATGATGTACTAACTAAAATTGCTAATCGAGTTAAGCCTGGTGCAGAAGGTCTAATATTCCATCCGTATTTAGCAGGTGAACGAGCGCCATTATGGAACGCAGATGCGAGAGGTTCTTTCTTTGGATTGACGTTATCTCATAAAAAGGAACACATGATTAGAGCTGCATTAGAAGGTGTTCTTTATAATCTATATACAGTTTATTTAGCCTTGGTTGAGGTTATGGATGAGACTCCATCAACTATTAAAGCTACTGGTGGCTTCGCTAAAAGTGAAGTTTGGCGTCAAATGATGGCAGATATTTTCGATACTAATTTAAGTGTCCCAGAAAGTTATGAAAGCTCATGCTTAGGTGCTTGTGTATTAGGAATGAAAGCGTTAGGAGAAATTGAAGATTTTTCAATTATTGAGGAAATGGTTGGTACTACAAATGAACATAAACCAAATGAGGACAATGTGAAAATATACCAACAATTGATTTCAATATTTATAAACTTAAGCCGTTCATTAGAGGAGCGTTATACAGAAATTTCAGCGTTCCAACGTGAACATATGGATTAA
- the budA gene encoding acetolactate decarboxylase: MLYQHGTLGTLMAGLLEGTATINEILEHGDLGIGTLTGSDGEVIILDNQAFHANEYGEFKELKGDELTPFATVTPFQPDDQFDVRNITDSETLLNKVQQKALSDNIFIAVKITGKFEMVHVRMMPKQEKPYTKLIESAKRQPEFTHEQIDGTIVGFYAPQLFHGIAASGFHLHFVDNHKSVGGHVLDFEMNHGIVELSNIETLEQHFPVNNQTFLEADIDYSNVEEDIKEAE, from the coding sequence ATGTTATATCAACATGGTACTTTAGGAACGTTAATGGCGGGTTTATTAGAAGGTACTGCAACAATTAATGAAATTTTAGAACATGGTGATTTAGGTATAGGAACACTCACTGGTTCTGATGGTGAAGTGATTATATTAGATAATCAAGCTTTTCATGCAAATGAATATGGAGAATTCAAGGAGTTGAAGGGCGATGAGCTAACACCTTTTGCAACAGTTACGCCATTCCAACCAGACGATCAATTTGATGTTCGTAATATAACTGATTCTGAAACATTATTGAATAAAGTACAACAAAAGGCTTTAAGTGACAATATTTTTATCGCTGTAAAAATAACTGGCAAATTTGAAATGGTACATGTGCGTATGATGCCAAAGCAAGAGAAACCCTATACGAAACTTATTGAATCTGCTAAACGTCAGCCAGAATTCACGCATGAACAAATAGATGGTACAATTGTTGGTTTTTATGCGCCCCAATTATTTCATGGTATAGCTGCTAGTGGCTTCCACTTGCACTTTGTAGATAATCATAAATCAGTCGGAGGGCACGTACTAGATTTTGAAATGAATCATGGTATTGTTGAATTGAGTAATATAGAGACATTAGAACAACATTTCCCAGTAAATAATCAAACTTTCTTAGAAGCAGATATTGATTATTCAAATGTAGAAGAAGATATTAAAGAAGCCGAGTAG
- a CDS encoding MerR family transcriptional regulator yields MTQYQTGELAKQCDVSIRTIQYYDRKGLITSTKTEQNGRRVFDEQSKQDLEIILILKRFGFSLKDIKKITVEENKLKSVRSMIEQRALNIEYEIQRNQMLLSEIKQFKNYIDKDSQAPLNKLLETNQYVTNKGNMNILTRSIIYRVLPVVIVQYTALLASVITRKWWPSISVLPFLIAFAVYFTRFIYKHLMYVCPNCQEVFKPNIKSWLFASHTPKTRKLQCPNCCETSHCMAIRQKM; encoded by the coding sequence ATGACTCAATATCAAACAGGTGAATTAGCAAAGCAATGTGATGTCTCAATAAGAACAATTCAATATTATGATAGAAAGGGCTTAATAACTTCAACTAAGACTGAACAGAATGGAAGACGAGTGTTTGACGAGCAAAGTAAGCAGGACTTAGAAATAATTTTAATCCTTAAGCGATTTGGATTTAGTTTGAAAGATATTAAAAAAATTACCGTAGAAGAGAATAAATTAAAGTCGGTACGATCAATGATTGAACAAAGAGCATTAAATATAGAATATGAAATTCAGAGGAACCAAATGCTTTTATCAGAAATAAAGCAATTTAAAAATTATATCGATAAAGATTCTCAGGCACCATTAAATAAATTATTAGAAACTAATCAATATGTAACAAATAAAGGTAACATGAACATATTGACTCGTTCAATCATATATAGAGTGTTACCAGTTGTGATTGTACAATATACAGCCCTATTAGCAAGCGTTATTACGAGAAAATGGTGGCCCAGTATTAGTGTATTACCGTTTTTAATAGCTTTTGCTGTCTATTTTACACGTTTTATCTATAAGCATTTGATGTATGTTTGTCCAAATTGCCAGGAGGTTTTTAAGCCAAATATAAAGTCTTGGCTCTTTGCATCGCACACGCCAAAGACTAGAAAACTACAGTGTCCTAATTGCTGTGAGACTAGTCATTGTATGGCAATAAGACAGAAAATGTAA
- a CDS encoding DedA family protein has translation MEQILTDFISTWGYAAIAILILFENILPFIPSEIILTFAGLMSVKSGLSIPILFTISTIASLIGLLVLYYISRLVSETRLYRFVDKYGKWIKLKGKDVERANDWFKKYGAIAVFICRFIPVLRVLITIPAGINRMNVVVFTILSLIGTTVWNFALIYLGKLLSGSWDVLMNGLHTYSYIMYVVIILAVIFVFYRLFKKDRVQ, from the coding sequence ATGGAACAAATACTTACCGACTTTATTAGCACATGGGGCTATGCTGCCATTGCGATATTAATATTATTTGAAAATATATTACCTTTCATACCTTCTGAAATTATTTTAACTTTTGCAGGACTAATGTCTGTTAAATCAGGATTATCTATACCCATTCTTTTTACAATTTCAACGATTGCATCATTGATAGGTTTACTTGTCCTCTATTATATAAGTAGACTTGTTTCTGAAACGCGTTTATATCGTTTCGTTGATAAATATGGCAAATGGATTAAATTAAAAGGCAAAGATGTTGAACGTGCGAACGATTGGTTTAAGAAATATGGTGCCATTGCAGTGTTCATCTGTCGCTTTATACCAGTTTTACGTGTACTTATTACTATCCCAGCAGGAATCAATCGTATGAATGTTGTAGTTTTTACAATTCTTTCATTAATTGGTACAACCGTTTGGAATTTCGCTTTAATTTATTTAGGTAAATTATTGAGTGGTAGTTGGGATGTATTAATGAATGGTTTACATACCTATTCGTATATTATGTATGTCGTTATTATTTTAGCGGTGATTTTTGTCTTTTATAGACTTTTCAAAAAAGACCGTGTCCAATAA
- a CDS encoding MFS transporter, with protein sequence MKEKRTNIRWYFAIAFFIIGVIAYMDRSNISIIAGPMMEDLNLNKTQFGLLASFFSLGYALMQVPSGFLAEKFGSKKLLTIALVWWSAFTILTGIVKNHGMLYAVRFLFGIGEAPMYPSNAVFNTNWFAKGEKGRASSALLAGSYFGPVIAPVVTIAIVNMFGWQAVFYIFGAIGFVIAILWMVIAKDLPEQHKMVNEAEKNYIIENRDVIKTEKSNAPWNIFLTRFSFYAIAAQYFVVQFVVSLFLIWLPTYLTEQYKVKLTDPDMAWAAGAPWIAMFLLILCGGAISDKLLQSGKSRFVARASIAIIGFLVFCISLFMSLQTDNLVVNVFWLSLCLGGIGIATGMSWAAATDLGRNFSGSVSGWMNLWGNIGALLSPLLAGMMVDIVGWTMTLELVIIPVVFAIVMWFFVKPDQPLIIEKENL encoded by the coding sequence ATGAAAGAAAAAAGAACAAATATTAGATGGTATTTTGCAATAGCATTTTTTATTATCGGAGTAATTGCTTATATGGACCGTTCCAATATATCTATAATTGCAGGGCCGATGATGGAAGACTTAAACTTAAATAAAACACAATTCGGCTTATTAGCATCATTCTTCTCATTGGGCTATGCATTGATGCAAGTGCCATCTGGGTTTTTGGCTGAAAAATTTGGGTCAAAAAAATTATTAACTATTGCACTTGTTTGGTGGAGCGCTTTTACGATTTTAACAGGTATTGTAAAAAATCATGGTATGCTTTACGCCGTACGTTTCTTATTCGGTATCGGAGAAGCACCAATGTATCCTTCTAATGCTGTATTTAATACAAACTGGTTTGCAAAAGGTGAAAAAGGGCGTGCGTCTAGTGCGTTGCTTGCTGGTTCATACTTTGGTCCTGTAATTGCTCCAGTCGTAACGATAGCAATTGTAAATATGTTTGGTTGGCAAGCGGTATTTTATATATTTGGTGCGATAGGTTTTGTTATCGCTATATTATGGATGGTAATTGCAAAAGATTTACCAGAACAACACAAGATGGTAAATGAAGCAGAAAAAAATTATATTATTGAAAATAGAGATGTTATAAAGACAGAAAAATCGAACGCACCATGGAATATCTTTCTCACGCGCTTTAGTTTTTATGCGATAGCAGCACAATATTTTGTAGTACAGTTTGTAGTTTCATTGTTTTTAATTTGGTTACCTACATATCTTACGGAACAGTATAAAGTGAAACTTACTGATCCTGATATGGCTTGGGCAGCAGGCGCTCCTTGGATAGCAATGTTCTTACTTATACTTTGTGGAGGAGCAATTTCAGATAAACTGTTACAAAGTGGTAAATCCCGTTTTGTGGCACGTGCATCAATTGCGATTATTGGTTTCTTAGTATTTTGCATCTCACTATTTATGTCTTTACAAACAGACAATCTAGTAGTTAATGTATTTTGGCTATCATTATGTCTTGGAGGTATCGGGATTGCTACAGGAATGAGTTGGGCAGCAGCGACGGATTTAGGACGTAATTTCTCTGGTTCAGTATCAGGTTGGATGAATCTGTGGGGGAATATTGGTGCATTATTAAGTCCGTTATTAGCAGGTATGATGGTTGATATTGTGGGTTGGACGATGACATTAGAATTAGTAATTATCCCAGTAGTGTTTGCGATTGTTATGTGGTTCTTTGTAAAACCGGATCAACCTTTAATTATAGAAAAAGAAAATTTATAA
- a CDS encoding GntR family transcriptional regulator, protein MDYSYPEQWLDGVSKGEMIAAEIRLRIVDGTITPDTLLTENQIAKEFNVSRSPVRDAFKLLKQDQLIHLERMGAEVLPFDDNEKKELYDLRIMLESFAFSRIKPLMHTQIVKELRKQLEMMKVAVKFEDAEAFTEHDMKFHEVTIMASKHQYLKTCWNNLRPVMEALILLSMRKRMNENPEDFERIHQNHEVFIEAIANKDAHKLKEAFHLNFDDVGDDIESFWLT, encoded by the coding sequence GTGGATTATTCATATCCTGAACAATGGTTGGACGGTGTATCAAAAGGCGAAATGATTGCAGCTGAAATTCGTTTGAGAATTGTTGATGGTACGATAACACCTGACACTTTATTAACAGAAAATCAAATTGCTAAAGAATTTAACGTCAGTAGATCACCAGTTAGAGATGCCTTTAAATTGTTAAAACAAGATCAGTTAATTCATCTAGAAAGAATGGGTGCAGAAGTTCTACCATTTGATGACAATGAGAAAAAAGAACTTTATGATTTAAGAATTATGTTGGAATCTTTTGCGTTCAGTAGAATTAAACCCTTAATGCATACTCAAATTGTAAAAGAATTAAGAAAGCAATTAGAAATGATGAAGGTAGCGGTGAAATTTGAAGATGCAGAAGCGTTTACAGAACATGATATGAAATTTCATGAAGTAACAATTATGGCATCTAAACATCAATACTTAAAAACATGTTGGAATAATTTACGTCCGGTAATGGAAGCACTTATTTTGTTATCTATGCGTAAACGTATGAATGAAAACCCTGAAGACTTTGAAAGGATTCACCAAAACCACGAAGTATTTATCGAAGCGATTGCAAATAAAGATGCGCACAAATTGAAAGAAGCATTTCATTTAAACTTTGATGACGTGGGTGATGATATCGAAAGCTTTTGGTTAACTTAG